The following nucleotide sequence is from uncultured Draconibacterium sp..
TCAGACACCTTGCAACTTTCGTTGGGTAAAGACAAAAATGTAACTGTTAACCGTGAAAAAGAAAAAGATTTTGAAACCAGACAATTTATTGGTTCAAAGAAAGAAGAATCAAAATCCTGGAGAACAACCATTAAAAACAACAAAAGTCAAGAAATTAATATGGTTGTACTTGACCAGGCTCCCGTATCAAAACTTGAAGAAATTGAAGTAAACATTCAAAATATTTCTGGCGGTAAGCTAAACAAAGAAAGTGGAGAAGTTAAGTGGGAATTTACTTTAAAACCTATGGAGAAAAAGGAATTTGATTTAAAATATTCTGTCAAATATCCAAAATCGAGGAATTTAACAATTGAATGAAAAACTATGAATAGATATAACTTCTCATTAATAACATTGATTCTCATCTTTAAGACCTTCAATCTTTTTGCCGACATTAAACCGGTTCGGATTCAGGCAAAAACAATTTATCCAGGCAACAGAACATCAGTGAGAATGGAATCGGAAAGAGTTATAATTGACCTTTACAATGACAGCTCGGTTGTTAAATGTACATTTAACATGAAAAACCTTGGAGAACAAGAAAAACTTCAAATTGGCTTTCCCGAGATGAATTTCTATCACTATCGGTTGATAAGTGAATCAGAAAAGCTAAATAAATTTAAAGTAAAAGAAAATGGTAAGACTGTAAAATTTTACCTTTCCGATTCATTGAAAACCGATGTAGAATTACGAAGAAAAATTGATTCATATCAAATTATTCAGGACTGGTATTTATGGGATGGCGAATTTCAAAAAGGAGAATCAAAAACGATTGAAGTGCAATATTCATTACCTTTTGGAATGCTTTACAAAACAAACGAAAGATTCTTCACATACTTGCTAAGTACAGGAGCGAATTGGAAGGGTACAATTGGGAAAGCCGAAATTATTGTAAATCTAAAAGACATAGAAATAGATTCATTAATTTCTCAACAGCCTAATAACTGTGAAGTAACCAATGACCAATTGAAATGGACTTTCTCAGATTTCGAACCTACGACAAACGATGATATAAAGATTAATTACAACTCCAATAAAGTACTGTATACAGGAAAGAAACCTATTCCTCCAGTATTCATTGTTAACGAAAATTTAGATGACAAATTTGATTTAAAATCAATAGAACCGAATGATATTGCAGGTATTGAAGTCATCAAGAATCCCGAAGAAACTAAGAAATATACGAACCAAAACAATGGAGTAGTTAAAATCTATACAAAAGACTTTGTTCTAACGGAAGTAAAGAAACTAATAAGAGCAAAATCCAATGAAGAAATCGTATTAACTAGCTATGACCAATTAAAGGAGAACTATTGTTTGTTTGTCAATCGAGACGAAGTTGATTTTGTAAAAATTATAGGAGTGAATACAAAATCAGTTGCAAAACTTGAAATCATTGGCTTAAATGACGAGAAAAGTAAAATAATGATAGAATTAAAAAAATAAAACCGAACGCATAACGAAGTACATATTGCAGGGCGGGGTTTGGTGATGCGCCAACTGCACCTGCCTGCCAACCGTCAGTATTTATTGAAGATATGACAATATTATACTACTATTGTTTGGCACCAATTGAAAAATATTGAAATAAAATGTGTAAAAATGAAACAGAATAAAATATTACTACTAATTGAAATTTCGATTTTTATACTGCTGGTTGTTTTCGACGCGGTCGGTTATTTACCAATCACTCAAACCATATATATTATACCTTTTATATGGATAACTCTTAGGCTAAAGAAAGAATCTTTTAGTTCAATTGGATTGAGTTTAAAAAATATTAAAATTGGTAAAGCAATCCTTATAGGCATCTTGCTGGGAATTGTTCTTGAATTGTTTGCCACCTTTATCACTACACCGATACTAAGTAGTATTTTCAATGCTGAACCAAATCTCAGTGACTTTCAAGAAATAAAAGGAAACCTGGCTATGCTTTTTCTATTTATCCTGTTATCGTGGGTATTGGCTGCATTTGGTGAGGAAATCTGCTTTAGAGGTTTTTTAATGAATAGAATCGCTGCTCTTTTTGGAAATAATAAAGCTGCCTGGATTATGAGTTTAGTTTTGTCCAGCATTTTATTTGGTTGGGGACATACTGAGCAAGGAGTAACAGGGTGGATTCAGGAAAGTATAAGTGCTTTATTTTTAGGAATTATTTTTCTGAAATCAGGCAAAAACCTTACTATTCCTATCATTGTACATGGAGTGTCAAATACTTTGGCTTTTATACTAATTTATTTGGGTAAATATCCCGGAATTATGTAGTCCTCATTGTCAATGTTTCATGCTATCAGTAGTTAGAGGTAATTGAAGAGCAAAGAAAAGTTCAA
It contains:
- a CDS encoding DUF4424 family protein; its protein translation is MKNLGEQEKLQIGFPEMNFYHYRLISESEKLNKFKVKENGKTVKFYLSDSLKTDVELRRKIDSYQIIQDWYLWDGEFQKGESKTIEVQYSLPFGMLYKTNERFFTYLLSTGANWKGTIGKAEIIVNLKDIEIDSLISQQPNNCEVTNDQLKWTFSDFEPTTNDDIKINYNSNKVLYTGKKPIPPVFIVNENLDDKFDLKSIEPNDIAGIEVIKNPEETKKYTNQNNGVVKIYTKDFVLTEVKKLIRAKSNEEIVLTSYDQLKENYCLFVNRDEVDFVKIIGVNTKSVAKLEIIGLNDEKSKIMIELKK
- a CDS encoding type II CAAX endopeptidase family protein is translated as MKQNKILLLIEISIFILLVVFDAVGYLPITQTIYIIPFIWITLRLKKESFSSIGLSLKNIKIGKAILIGILLGIVLELFATFITTPILSSIFNAEPNLSDFQEIKGNLAMLFLFILLSWVLAAFGEEICFRGFLMNRIAALFGNNKAAWIMSLVLSSILFGWGHTEQGVTGWIQESISALFLGIIFLKSGKNLTIPIIVHGVSNTLAFILIYLGKYPGIM